A part of Streptomyces sp. NBC_01451 genomic DNA contains:
- a CDS encoding glycoside hydrolase family 53 protein, protein MFHPRRTPGRTTRRTLRALLLPLAAGLALTALPATSAQAASTLTNGGFEADGSGAAVPAGWSEYGDTGASYVESGGHGGSYRLSHYSASAYKVETYQYLSGLTNGNYRLTAWVRSGGGQKSAYIALKNCGSSEQRTDLPVSASGWIRIVVPIAVTNNQCTISVNSDANAGNWINVDDLTFASGTGGVPVKGADISSLPKSEALGGVYKTASGTTSDALTVLKNSGMNYARVKVWVNPADGYNNKARVLAVAKRVKAQGMKLLVDFHYSDTWADPGAQSKPSAWAGHSYSQLKTDVYNHTYDVLNALKSQGTTADMVQVGNEINGGMLWSEGSTDNWSQLAGLLNSGYDAVKAVNSGTTVALHLAKGGDLSGTRWWFDSAVSNGVKFDAIGLSYYGYWHGSLYDFQTTLDDAASRYGKPVFVAETAYPFRLDSEDSHENIIDTTGELVSGYAASTAGQSAWFRDILNIVEAVPNGRGLGVFYWEATWTAVTGNGWDPTDASSGNGWENQALFGYDDKALPAMTWFSHR, encoded by the coding sequence ATGTTCCATCCCAGACGCACACCAGGGCGCACCACCAGGCGCACACTCAGGGCCCTGCTGCTCCCGCTCGCCGCGGGTCTCGCCCTCACCGCGCTCCCCGCCACGTCGGCGCAGGCGGCCAGTACCCTCACCAACGGCGGGTTCGAGGCCGACGGTTCGGGTGCGGCCGTCCCGGCCGGCTGGTCGGAGTACGGGGACACGGGCGCCTCGTACGTGGAGTCCGGTGGCCACGGCGGCAGTTACCGCCTGTCCCACTACTCCGCCTCCGCCTACAAGGTGGAGACCTACCAGTACCTGTCCGGGCTGACCAACGGCAACTACAGGCTCACCGCGTGGGTCCGCTCGGGCGGCGGCCAGAAGTCGGCCTACATAGCGCTGAAGAACTGCGGCAGCTCCGAGCAGCGCACCGACCTGCCGGTCTCCGCCAGCGGGTGGATCCGCATCGTCGTGCCGATCGCCGTGACGAACAACCAGTGCACGATCAGCGTCAACTCCGATGCCAACGCGGGCAACTGGATCAACGTCGACGACCTGACCTTCGCCTCCGGCACGGGCGGGGTGCCCGTCAAGGGCGCCGACATCTCCTCCCTCCCCAAGAGCGAGGCGCTGGGCGGCGTCTACAAGACCGCTTCGGGAACGACGAGCGACGCGCTCACCGTCCTGAAGAACTCCGGCATGAACTACGCGCGCGTCAAGGTCTGGGTCAACCCGGCCGACGGCTACAACAACAAGGCGCGCGTCCTCGCCGTCGCCAAGCGCGTCAAGGCGCAGGGCATGAAGCTGCTGGTCGACTTCCACTACTCGGACACCTGGGCCGACCCGGGCGCCCAGAGCAAGCCGTCCGCGTGGGCCGGACACTCGTACAGCCAGCTGAAGACGGACGTCTACAACCACACCTACGACGTCCTCAACGCCCTCAAGTCCCAGGGCACCACGGCCGACATGGTCCAGGTCGGCAACGAGATCAACGGCGGCATGCTGTGGTCCGAGGGTTCGACCGACAACTGGTCGCAGCTCGCCGGGCTGCTCAACTCCGGCTACGACGCGGTGAAGGCGGTCAACTCCGGCACGACCGTCGCGCTGCACCTGGCCAAGGGCGGCGACCTGTCGGGCACCCGCTGGTGGTTCGACAGCGCGGTCTCCAACGGAGTGAAGTTCGACGCCATCGGCCTGTCCTACTACGGCTACTGGCACGGCTCGCTCTACGACTTCCAGACCACCCTGGACGACGCGGCCTCCCGCTACGGCAAGCCGGTGTTCGTCGCCGAGACGGCCTACCCCTTCCGGCTCGACAGCGAGGACTCGCACGAGAACATCATCGACACGACCGGTGAGCTCGTCTCCGGGTACGCGGCGTCCACAGCCGGGCAGTCGGCCTGGTTCCGGGACATCCTGAACATCGTGGAGGCCGTGCCGAACGGCCGCGGTCTCGGCGTCTTCTACTGGGAGGCGACCTGGACCGCGGTCACCGGCAACGGCTGGGACCCCACGGACGCCTCCTCCGGCAACGGCTGGGAGAACCAGGCCCTGTTCGGTTACGACGACAAGGCGCTCCCCGCGATGACGTGGTTCAGCCACCGCTGA